TTTAGAAGAACTTTATGTACCACATCCAATGGTATAAATTCACAACTGCGCTTAGGGTGAACACTTAAAAGGTGTTCGCTCTTTTTTATATAATCTTTCTTAATTGGTAAGGGTTAATGTTAGCACTCTTGTAATAAAAGAACTATAAAAAGGGCTAATTTGTGAAGAAATACTTAAACAAACGGGTAGCTTTACTTCAATAACAATCTTCAACAATCGGGCGCGTTTCTGCAACAAGAAATGTGCTCTTCCTTTATGTTTAGGTCCATTTTTTGGAATAAGGATTTTACTTTTCAGCAAAAAATTCAATTAGTATAGGAAAAATATGGTGTATTTAATTCTAAGAAAAAAGGGGGAGAATGATGAAGAAATTTACTACATATATAATTTTAATATCATTATTGTTGATAGTATTAGGTGGTTGTCAGTTAAGTAATAAACCAAATCAAGATATTTTTCAATATATGGGATCCTATATAGGTAATAATAGTGCAGTTGGAAACATTATTACTCAGTTACCTCAAAGTAAAGCATTCAAACAAGTGACACTTCAAACCAAAAAGAAACCTTACGGTATGGTCATTGAATAC
Above is a genomic segment from Neobacillus endophyticus containing:
- a CDS encoding DUF4825 domain-containing protein, with product MKKFTTYIILISLLLIVLGGCQLSNKPNQDIFQYMGSYIGNNSAVGNIITQLPQSKAFKQVTLQTKKKPYGMVIEYGDGTGNIKNSVINNATYLIALVKNVE